The Natronoarchaeum mannanilyticum genome includes the window GCGAGGTCCTCGGCGCGCTGCCCCTCGAGAACTTCATCACCGACACGCTGGGCGGCCTCGGCATCGGGCTGCTGGCCGCGTTCGTCATCGCCGCGGCGATGAAGTCGGCGCTGGGCTCCTCGACGGTCGCGATCCTGACCACGGCCAGCCTCGTCGCACCGCTACTGGGCTCGCTCGGACTGGACACCGAGCTCGGCCAGGTGTTCGCCGTGCTCGCGATCGGCGCCGGCAGCATGACCGTCAGCCACGCGAACGACTCCTACTTCTGGATCATCACGGAGTTCTCTGACATGGAGACGGCGACGGCCTACCAGGCCTGGACGCTCGCGACGCTGGTGCTCGGCGTTTCGAGCATCGTCTGGATCGTCGTCCTCCGGAACGCCGCGGGACTGGTCTTCTAGTCGACGACCAGCACCCGCAGATCGTTGAGGTTCGTCCCGGTCGGTCCCGTCAGGACGAGGCCTCCGCGGGACTCGAGGAACGGATACACGTCGTTTTCGGCGAGGGCCTCGCGTGCCGCGTCGGGATCCTCGACGGTCGTCCCGTCGACCAGTGCGCCGGCGGCGTCCGACGCGCCGTCGATGCCGTCGGTGTCGACCGCCGCGACCGTGATCCGGCCCTCGGCGCCGACTTCGTCTCCGGCTTCGGCGCCGCTATCGTCCCCGGCTTCGGCGTCGGTTCCGCCGCCGCCAAGTTCGAGCGCCGCACTCGTCGCGAACTCCTGGTTCGGACCGCCCGTCCCGTCGCCGCGGATCGTCACCGTCGTCTCGCCGCCGGAGAGCACCACGGCCGGCGGCGAGACCGGCGTGCCGGTCGCCCGTATCTCTTCCGCGACGGCGACGTGCGTCGTGGCCGCGTCGCGGGCCTCGCCGCGGACCCGCGAGGAGAGCACGAGCGTCTCGTAGCCGCGGTCGGCCGCCGCCGCTCGGGCCGCCTCGAGCACCGTCATGCCGTCCGCGACGACGTGGTTCGAGACGGTCGCGAACGCGGAATCGTCCGCTCTCGGCGTCTCGTCGATCTCGCCCGCGGCGCCGCGCTCCAGGCGGGTTACGACGGCGTCGGGCGCGTCGATCCCGTAGCGATCGAGGACGGCGATGGCGTCGTCGAACGTCGACTCGTCGGGGGCGACGGGACCGCTCGCGATCACGCTCAGGTCGTTCCCGACGACGTCGCTGAGGATCAGCGAGGCGACCGTCGCGGGCGCGGCGCGACGCGCGAGCCGACCGCCCTTCAGCGCCGAGAGGTGTTTGCGGACCGCGTTGATCTCGTGGATATCCGCCCCGCTCGCGAGCAGGGCGTCGGTCGTGTTCTGGAGATCGGCGAGCGAGACGTCCCCAGCGGGAGCGGCCATGAGCGCGCTCCCGCCGCCGGTGATCGCCGCGAGGACGAGCGTCTCCTCGTCCGCCGCGTCCGCGGCCGCGAGCAGCTCTCGCGTCGCGTCGACGCCGCGTTCGCTCGGCACCGGGTGATCGCCCTCGCGAACCGTCACGCGCTCAGTTTCGACGGGATCGTCCGTGACGACGACGCCGCCGTCGATCCGATCGGCGAGAATGTCCTCGAGCGCGACCGCGACGTGCGCCGCGGCGTTGCCGCCGCCGAGGACGACGACCTCCTCGTACTCGGCGAGGTCGTACGTCGCGTCGGCGATGCTGAGGGAGTCCCCCTCGAGCGCGACTGCGTCGCGGACGACCGTCCGGGGGTGGCCCGCCTCGATGCCGGCCTCGATGCACTCGAGTGC containing:
- a CDS encoding glycerate kinase type-2 family protein, with amino-acid sequence MIEDRDSLASSEARETALECIEAGIEAGHPRTVVRDAVALEGDSLSIADATYDLAEYEEVVVLGGGNAAAHVAVALEDILADRIDGGVVVTDDPVETERVTVREGDHPVPSERGVDATRELLAAADAADEETLVLAAITGGGSALMAAPAGDVSLADLQNTTDALLASGADIHEINAVRKHLSALKGGRLARRAAPATVASLILSDVVGNDLSVIASGPVAPDESTFDDAIAVLDRYGIDAPDAVVTRLERGAAGEIDETPRADDSAFATVSNHVVADGMTVLEAARAAAADRGYETLVLSSRVRGEARDAATTHVAVAEEIRATGTPVSPPAVVLSGGETTVTIRGDGTGGPNQEFATSAALELGGGGTDAEAGDDSGAEAGDEVGAEGRITVAAVDTDGIDGASDAAGALVDGTTVEDPDAAREALAENDVYPFLESRGGLVLTGPTGTNLNDLRVLVVD